One window of Chionomys nivalis chromosome 18, mChiNiv1.1, whole genome shotgun sequence genomic DNA carries:
- the LOC130890177 gene encoding ephrin-A3 isoform X1 yields the protein MAAAPLLLLLLLVPVPLLPLLAQGPGGALGNRHAVYWNSSNQHLRREGYTVQVNVNDYLDIYCPHYNSSGPGGGAEQYVLYMVNLSGYRTCNASQGSKRWECNRQHASHSPIKFSEKFQRYSAFSLGYEFHAGQEYYYISTPTHNLHWKCLRMKVFVCCASTSHSGEKPVPTLPQFTMGPNVKINVLEDFEGESPQVPKLEKSISGTSPKREHLPLAVGIAFFLMTLLAS from the exons ATGGCGGCGGctccgctgctgctgctgctgctgctcgtGCCCGTgccgctgctgccgctgctggCCCAGGGGCCTGGGGGCGCGCTGGGAAACCGGCATGCGGTATATTGGAACAGCTCCAACCAGCA CCTGCGGCGAGAGGGCTACACGGTGCAGGTGAACGTGAACGACTATCTGGATATTTACTGTCCGCACTACAATAGCTCAGGGCCTGGCGGCGGGGCGGAACAGTACGTGCTGTACATGGTGAATCTGAGCGGCTACCGCACCTGCAACGCCAGTCAAGGCTCCAAGCGCTGGGAATGCAACCGGCAGCACGCCTCGCACAGCCCCATCAAGTTCTCCGAGAAGTTCCAGCGCTACAGCGCCTTCTCGCTGGGATATGAATTCCATGCCGGCCAAGAATACTACTATATCT CCACGCCCACTCACAATCTGCACTGGAAGTGTCTGAGGATGAAGGTGTTCGTCTGCTGCGCCTCCA CATCGCACTCCGGGGAGAAGCCGGTCCCCACTCTCCCCCAGTTCACCATGGGCCCCAATGTGAAGATCAACGTGTTGG AAGACTTTGAGGGAGAGAGTCCCCAGGTGCCCAAGCTTGAGAAGAGCATCAGCGGGACCAGCCCCAAGCGGGAACACCTGCCTCTGGCCGTGGGCATCGCCTTCTTTCTCATGACACTCTTGGCCTCCTAG
- the LOC130890177 gene encoding ephrin-A3 isoform X4 — MVNLSGYRTCNASQGSKRWECNRQHASHSPIKFSEKFQRYSAFSLGYEFHAGQEYYYISTPTHNLHWKCLRMKVFVCCASTSHSGEKPVPTLPQFTMGPNVKINVLEDFEGESPQVPKLEKSISGTSPKREHLPLAVGIAFFLMTLLAS, encoded by the exons ATGGTGAATCTGAGCGGCTACCGCACCTGCAACGCCAGTCAAGGCTCCAAGCGCTGGGAATGCAACCGGCAGCACGCCTCGCACAGCCCCATCAAGTTCTCCGAGAAGTTCCAGCGCTACAGCGCCTTCTCGCTGGGATATGAATTCCATGCCGGCCAAGAATACTACTATATCT CCACGCCCACTCACAATCTGCACTGGAAGTGTCTGAGGATGAAGGTGTTCGTCTGCTGCGCCTCCA CATCGCACTCCGGGGAGAAGCCGGTCCCCACTCTCCCCCAGTTCACCATGGGCCCCAATGTGAAGATCAACGTGTTGG AAGACTTTGAGGGAGAGAGTCCCCAGGTGCCCAAGCTTGAGAAGAGCATCAGCGGGACCAGCCCCAAGCGGGAACACCTGCCTCTGGCCGTGGGCATCGCCTTCTTTCTCATGACACTCTTGGCCTCCTAG
- the LOC130890177 gene encoding ephrin-A3 isoform X2, producing the protein MAAAPLLLLLLLVPVPLLPLLAQGPGGALGNRHAVYWNSSNQHLRREGYTVQVNVNDYLDIYCPHYNSSGPGGGAEQYVLYMVNLSGYRTCNASQGSKRWECNRQHASHSPIKFSEKFQRYSAFSLGYEFHAGQEYYYISTPTHNLHWKCLRMKVFVCCASKDFEGESPQVPKLEKSISGTSPKREHLPLAVGIAFFLMTLLAS; encoded by the exons ATGGCGGCGGctccgctgctgctgctgctgctgctcgtGCCCGTgccgctgctgccgctgctggCCCAGGGGCCTGGGGGCGCGCTGGGAAACCGGCATGCGGTATATTGGAACAGCTCCAACCAGCA CCTGCGGCGAGAGGGCTACACGGTGCAGGTGAACGTGAACGACTATCTGGATATTTACTGTCCGCACTACAATAGCTCAGGGCCTGGCGGCGGGGCGGAACAGTACGTGCTGTACATGGTGAATCTGAGCGGCTACCGCACCTGCAACGCCAGTCAAGGCTCCAAGCGCTGGGAATGCAACCGGCAGCACGCCTCGCACAGCCCCATCAAGTTCTCCGAGAAGTTCCAGCGCTACAGCGCCTTCTCGCTGGGATATGAATTCCATGCCGGCCAAGAATACTACTATATCT CCACGCCCACTCACAATCTGCACTGGAAGTGTCTGAGGATGAAGGTGTTCGTCTGCTGCGCCTCCA AAGACTTTGAGGGAGAGAGTCCCCAGGTGCCCAAGCTTGAGAAGAGCATCAGCGGGACCAGCCCCAAGCGGGAACACCTGCCTCTGGCCGTGGGCATCGCCTTCTTTCTCATGACACTCTTGGCCTCCTAG